The following are from one region of the Actinopolyspora halophila DSM 43834 genome:
- a CDS encoding DUF2218 domain-containing protein: MPQAHAEVRTERAQRYLKQLASHLGERCEITEETDSTRITLPRDRASGHCLLTPRAETLLLHAEADTADDLASVQDVIGRHLERFGERDGLTVAWSAEQPQQ, from the coding sequence ATGCCGCAGGCACACGCCGAAGTCCGCACCGAGCGCGCCCAGCGCTACCTCAAGCAGCTCGCCTCCCATCTGGGAGAACGCTGCGAGATCACCGAGGAGACCGACAGCACCCGGATCACCCTGCCGCGGGACCGGGCAAGCGGGCACTGCCTGCTGACACCGCGCGCCGAGACGCTGCTCCTGCACGCCGAGGCCGACACCGCCGACGACCTGGCCAGCGTGCAGGACGTCATCGGGCGCCATCTGGAGCGCTTCGGCGAGCGGGACGGGCTGACCGTCGCGTGGTCGGCGGAACAGCCGCAGCAGTAA
- a CDS encoding ABC transporter substrate-binding protein: MNRSIPLFAAGLVACLLTTACGAEIDSAARESGAVTVDNCGEEIEYPVPRRAVAYDMSSTEKMFALGLADRMRGIVMPSTADRSVARSPWKEDYESVETLSTDVLSLEVVLSAKADWVLAGWNSGFSEGRGITPQELERFGIRSYQHTESCFNYGTDPVSVPPLEALYTDLIDIGKIFRVEQRAREVVRDLKARAAKLREQRPEDPMSVFVYDSGTDEPFTSGNQAAPNAIVSLAGGRNVLSGLEERWTTVGWEKVVESDPEVITVVDYGDKPVAEKIEFLKSFPPLSSTPAVRNDRFHVLDYGAAVSGPRNVEAAEKLAEYLRSVEG; the protein is encoded by the coding sequence TTGAACCGGAGCATCCCCCTGTTCGCCGCGGGCCTGGTCGCGTGTCTGCTGACCACGGCTTGCGGGGCCGAGATCGACTCCGCCGCGCGGGAGAGCGGCGCGGTGACCGTCGACAACTGCGGCGAAGAGATCGAATACCCGGTGCCGCGACGTGCCGTGGCCTACGACATGAGCAGTACCGAGAAGATGTTCGCGCTCGGACTGGCCGACCGGATGCGCGGCATCGTCATGCCGAGCACCGCCGATCGGTCGGTGGCCAGATCCCCGTGGAAGGAGGACTACGAGTCGGTCGAGACGCTCAGTACCGATGTGCTCAGCCTCGAAGTGGTGCTGTCGGCGAAGGCCGACTGGGTGCTGGCGGGGTGGAACTCCGGTTTCAGCGAAGGTCGGGGGATCACCCCGCAGGAGCTGGAGCGGTTCGGAATACGCAGTTACCAGCACACCGAGAGCTGTTTCAACTACGGCACCGACCCGGTCAGCGTTCCCCCGCTGGAGGCGCTGTACACCGACCTGATCGACATCGGGAAGATCTTCCGCGTCGAACAGCGTGCGCGGGAGGTGGTGCGGGACCTCAAGGCCCGTGCGGCGAAGCTGCGCGAGCAACGGCCCGAGGATCCCATGAGCGTGTTCGTCTACGACTCGGGAACGGACGAGCCGTTCACCTCCGGGAACCAAGCAGCCCCCAACGCGATCGTGTCCCTGGCCGGAGGCCGCAACGTCCTGTCCGGGCTCGAGGAGCGCTGGACCACCGTGGGCTGGGAGAAAGTGGTCGAGTCCGATCCCGAGGTGATCACCGTCGTCGACTACGGGGACAAGCCGGTAGCCGAGAAAATCGAGTTCCTCAAGTCGTTCCCGCCGCTGTCCTCGACTCCGGCGGTGCGCAACGACCGCTTCCACGTCCTCGACTACGGAGCGGCGGTGAGTGGCCCGCGCAATGTGGAGGCCGCGGAGAAACTCGCCGAATACCTGCGTTCGGTCGAGGGCTGA
- a CDS encoding ferredoxin, whose translation MRVSVDDELCDARGQCNIVDPELFTLDEYGYSDIGQGKEVPTGKEDAAEQGVELCPVQALSID comes from the coding sequence ATGAGAGTCAGTGTGGACGACGAGCTGTGCGACGCCCGCGGCCAGTGCAACATCGTCGATCCGGAGCTGTTCACGCTCGACGAGTACGGCTACAGCGACATCGGGCAGGGAAAAGAGGTTCCCACGGGCAAGGAGGACGCCGCCGAGCAGGGTGTGGAGCTCTGCCCCGTACAGGCGTTGAGCATCGACTGA
- a CDS encoding GPR1/FUN34/YaaH family transporter produces MTATRSAGTDEGEVERATRISLRPIASPLPLGFFAFAIGSGMLSLWQFGLLADTDKRVLFLLLAAFVFPVQLIAGIFAFHGREPVAATALNLIAFSWPATALITVLSPAASSRPLVGALDVLIGVVLAMLCPVALAGKPLLGAVVLLGSARYVLNGVQEFTGSGTVQFASAVVGGAVLLMGFYGGLALILEDTKHRTVLPFPRLGEARRALQTDLVDQAASVTREAGVRRQL; encoded by the coding sequence ATGACTGCGACGAGGTCCGCGGGCACGGACGAGGGCGAGGTGGAGAGGGCGACCAGGATCAGCCTGCGGCCGATCGCGAGCCCGCTTCCGCTGGGATTCTTCGCCTTCGCCATCGGGTCGGGCATGCTGAGCCTGTGGCAGTTCGGTCTGCTGGCCGACACCGACAAGCGAGTCCTGTTCCTGCTGCTTGCGGCGTTCGTGTTCCCGGTGCAGCTGATCGCGGGAATTTTCGCCTTCCACGGGCGCGAGCCGGTTGCGGCCACGGCACTCAACCTCATCGCCTTCTCGTGGCCTGCCACCGCGTTGATCACGGTGCTCTCGCCCGCGGCTTCGTCGAGACCGCTGGTGGGCGCGCTGGATGTGCTGATCGGTGTGGTGCTGGCGATGCTCTGCCCGGTTGCGCTGGCGGGCAAGCCGTTGTTGGGGGCGGTGGTGCTGCTGGGATCGGCCCGCTACGTGCTCAACGGCGTCCAGGAGTTCACCGGATCCGGGACGGTGCAGTTCGCCTCGGCCGTTGTCGGCGGGGCGGTGCTGCTGATGGGATTCTACGGAGGGTTGGCGCTGATCCTGGAGGACACAAAGCACCGCACCGTGCTGCCCTTCCCCCGGTTGGGCGAGGCACGGCGCGCGCTGCAGACCGATCTCGTCGATCAGGCGGCCAGCGTCACACGGGAGGCCGGGGTTCGCAGGCAGCTCTGA
- a CDS encoding mandelate racemase/muconate lactonizing enzyme family protein, producing the protein MRITDIDCTTRRLPLHETWDGGVDHHDILITRVHTDTGPTGIGLGWTPLIGAGAMRAIVTEDCAPVLRGHVPDPAPRWRQLYDRLHEAGPEGITAMALASIDIALWDLRAKSLNLSLVDLLGRHRDSVPTYASGVNLDRPLDELLAQVRGMLESGHTALKLKVGSTDPERDVERVGRVRELLGPSGSLMLDANQRWDLPTAQRAINALSRFDPHWIEEPLPADDFPAHARLRACTNVPFAIGENLRGVRRFRDALTSGICDVAQPNVVRVGGITPFLRIAELAATFDVPVAPHLLPELSGQLALCVPLAGMVEDIDRASLDDLGALARPSGVRVDARGARADTAPGNGLVFDLSC; encoded by the coding sequence ATGCGAATCACCGACATCGACTGCACCACGCGGCGGTTACCACTGCACGAAACCTGGGACGGTGGAGTGGACCACCACGACATCCTGATCACCCGGGTGCACACCGACACCGGCCCCACCGGGATCGGCCTCGGATGGACCCCGCTCATCGGAGCGGGGGCGATGCGGGCGATCGTCACCGAGGACTGCGCCCCCGTGCTACGCGGACACGTCCCGGACCCCGCTCCACGCTGGCGGCAGCTGTACGACCGACTGCACGAAGCCGGCCCCGAGGGGATCACCGCGATGGCGCTGGCCTCGATCGACATCGCGCTGTGGGATCTGCGGGCCAAGTCGTTGAATCTGAGCCTGGTCGATCTGCTCGGCAGGCACCGCGACTCGGTACCCACCTACGCCAGCGGCGTCAATCTGGACAGACCCCTGGACGAACTGCTGGCGCAGGTGCGCGGCATGTTGGAATCGGGTCACACCGCGCTGAAACTCAAGGTCGGATCAACCGATCCGGAACGCGACGTCGAACGCGTGGGCAGGGTGCGTGAGCTGCTCGGCCCGAGCGGCAGTCTCATGCTGGACGCCAACCAGCGTTGGGACCTGCCCACCGCCCAACGCGCGATCAACGCCCTGTCCCGGTTCGACCCGCACTGGATCGAGGAGCCGTTACCCGCCGACGACTTCCCCGCCCATGCGCGGTTGCGTGCCTGCACGAACGTCCCGTTCGCGATCGGCGAGAACCTCCGCGGCGTGCGCCGGTTCCGCGACGCGCTCACCAGCGGGATCTGCGACGTGGCCCAGCCCAACGTGGTGCGGGTCGGCGGTATCACCCCGTTCCTGCGCATCGCGGAACTCGCCGCCACCTTCGACGTTCCGGTGGCACCGCACCTGCTGCCGGAGCTGTCCGGTCAACTGGCGTTGTGCGTACCGCTGGCGGGGATGGTGGAAGACATCGACCGGGCAAGCCTGGACGATCTCGGAGCACTGGCCCGACCGAGCGGGGTTCGGGTCGACGCGCGCGGTGCCCGCGCCGACACGGCCCCCGGCAACGGGCTGGTTTTCGACCTCTCCTGCTGA
- a CDS encoding iron ABC transporter permease, with protein MVSTLIPVLLLSLLLGIALGPTAVPIEDTVRYLGAALTGGTIDSTEVAEYSIVWQVRAPRVLLAAVVGAGLSVIGVAVQALVRNPLADPFILGISSGASVGASAVSSLGLFVGLGVYALSTASFLTALGASVLVYLAARTAAGLTPLRLVLVGVALAYAFQALMSMIVFFAPRGETARSVLFWLMGSLGGATWGALPLATLSVAVALIVLQRSSARMDVLSLGDEAAASLGVDATALRRNLFALTALVTGVLVAVSGAVGFVGLVMPHLARIVAGPGHRRVLAVAPPAGAILLVWVDLLSRTLFAPRELPLGVVTALIGVPVFVVLLRRNGYLFGGH; from the coding sequence GTGGTGTCGACGCTGATTCCGGTACTGCTCCTGTCGTTGCTGCTCGGGATCGCGCTGGGGCCGACGGCCGTTCCGATCGAGGACACCGTCCGGTACCTGGGGGCCGCGCTGACGGGAGGCACGATCGATTCCACCGAGGTGGCCGAGTACTCGATCGTCTGGCAGGTACGCGCGCCCCGCGTACTGCTGGCAGCGGTGGTCGGAGCCGGACTGAGCGTCATCGGTGTCGCGGTGCAGGCGCTGGTGCGCAATCCGCTGGCCGATCCGTTCATCCTGGGGATCTCCTCCGGGGCCTCGGTGGGAGCCAGCGCCGTCTCCTCCTTGGGGCTGTTCGTCGGTCTGGGGGTCTACGCCCTGTCGACGGCGTCCTTCCTGACCGCGTTGGGCGCCTCCGTTCTGGTGTATCTGGCCGCCCGCACCGCGGCGGGACTCACACCGCTGCGGTTGGTGCTGGTGGGGGTGGCCCTGGCCTACGCGTTCCAGGCCCTGATGAGCATGATCGTGTTCTTCGCTCCCCGCGGGGAAACCGCCCGGTCCGTGCTGTTCTGGCTCATGGGCAGCTTGGGCGGAGCGACTTGGGGGGCGTTGCCGCTGGCGACGCTCTCGGTGGCGGTGGCGCTGATCGTGCTCCAGCGCAGCAGTGCCCGGATGGACGTGTTGTCCCTCGGGGACGAGGCGGCGGCGAGCCTCGGCGTGGACGCGACAGCGCTGCGCAGGAACCTGTTCGCGTTGACCGCGCTGGTGACCGGCGTGCTGGTGGCGGTCAGCGGTGCGGTCGGTTTCGTCGGACTGGTCATGCCGCATCTCGCGCGCATCGTGGCCGGGCCGGGGCACCGCCGCGTGCTCGCCGTCGCCCCGCCTGCCGGGGCGATCCTGCTGGTCTGGGTGGACCTGTTGTCCCGGACGCTGTTCGCACCGCGCGAGCTGCCGTTGGGCGTGGTCACCGCGTTGATCGGTGTTCCGGTGTTCGTCGTGCTGCTGCGCCGGAACGGTTACCTGTTCGGAGGCCACTGA
- a CDS encoding MsnO8 family LLM class oxidoreductase, which translates to MTTPVRFSVLDRSLVRHGLDPAESLRRTVRFAAEAEALGYHRFWVAEHHGVPGVAGSAPTVLAAEVAAATSRIRVGTGGVMLPNHQPLVVAEQFGVLESLHPDRIDLGVGRSLGFTAAVRRALGTDRQAAERFGAQLTELLGHFAGEPDSPVHAVPSEGRRIPVFVLATGAGAEHAAEAGLPLVIAAPRGDDALLRSIELYRRRFRPSGRAPRPYVMLSRSVAVAESTEQARRLLLPEAWAGAYSRVHGVFPPLEPVEDVLERRMSSRERERFELAMRGHVYGTAEEVADALHSLVDETGADEVLVTTSGGHDEDALLDSYRRLARLIPAQR; encoded by the coding sequence GTGACCACACCAGTGCGCTTCTCGGTCCTGGATCGCTCGCTCGTCCGCCACGGGCTCGACCCCGCGGAGTCACTGCGCCGCACCGTCCGCTTCGCCGCGGAAGCCGAAGCACTCGGGTACCACCGGTTCTGGGTGGCCGAACACCACGGCGTCCCCGGCGTGGCCGGATCGGCTCCGACCGTGCTCGCCGCGGAGGTCGCCGCGGCTACCTCCCGGATCCGGGTGGGCACGGGAGGGGTGATGCTGCCGAATCACCAGCCGCTCGTGGTGGCCGAGCAGTTCGGCGTCCTCGAATCGCTGCACCCGGACCGCATCGACCTGGGAGTGGGACGCTCACTCGGCTTCACCGCCGCGGTACGCCGAGCGCTGGGCACCGACCGGCAGGCCGCCGAACGGTTCGGCGCGCAACTGACCGAACTGCTCGGCCACTTCGCGGGCGAGCCGGATTCGCCGGTGCACGCGGTACCCTCCGAGGGGCGTCGGATCCCGGTGTTCGTACTGGCCACCGGCGCGGGTGCCGAGCACGCCGCGGAGGCGGGACTGCCGCTGGTGATCGCCGCCCCACGGGGTGACGACGCGCTGCTGCGCTCGATCGAGCTCTACCGCCGACGGTTCCGCCCGTCGGGGCGGGCACCGCGACCCTACGTGATGCTGTCCCGCTCCGTCGCGGTCGCCGAAAGCACCGAACAGGCCCGCCGCCTGCTGCTGCCCGAGGCGTGGGCCGGCGCGTACTCGCGCGTTCACGGGGTCTTCCCACCCCTGGAGCCGGTGGAGGACGTCCTCGAGCGGCGAATGAGCAGCCGGGAACGGGAACGGTTCGAACTCGCCATGCGCGGCCACGTGTACGGCACCGCCGAGGAGGTCGCCGACGCGCTGCACTCCCTGGTGGACGAAACCGGAGCCGACGAAGTGCTGGTCACCACCAGCGGCGGCCACGACGAGGACGCCCTGCTCGACTCCTACCGGCGACTGGCACGGCTGATCCCCGCGCAACGCTGA
- a CDS encoding glutathione-independent formaldehyde dehydrogenase, which produces MKAVVYQGPYDVAVQEVADPRLEDPTDVLVRITTSAICGSDLHMYEGRTDAQAGIVFGHENMGVIQEVGSAVATLRQGDRVVLPFNVACGFCTNCRAGKSAFCLTVNPPGAGGAYGYVGMGPYSGGQAEYLRVPFADYNCVPLPPGEEHESDFALLADIFPTGYHSTVLAGVQPGETVAVYGAGPVGLMAAYSALLKGASRVFVVDKVPSRLQLVSRIGAEPIDFTQGNPAQQIADAVRDHGTDRGIDAVGYQATAAEGEEQPALVLNQLVDTVRSTGTIGVVGLYLPSDPGAPNENAAKGELLFKVGRYFEKGQKMGTGQADAKQYAHQLRDLITAGRAEPGFVVSQHLPLTGAPDAYSRFDKREEGYSKVLLQPGRSG; this is translated from the coding sequence ATGAAAGCTGTGGTGTACCAGGGTCCGTACGACGTGGCGGTGCAGGAAGTCGCCGACCCACGACTCGAGGACCCCACGGATGTGCTGGTGCGGATCACCACGAGCGCGATCTGTGGCTCGGACCTGCACATGTACGAAGGACGGACCGACGCGCAGGCCGGCATCGTCTTCGGCCACGAGAACATGGGCGTCATCCAGGAAGTCGGCTCCGCGGTGGCCACCCTGCGCCAGGGCGACCGGGTGGTCCTGCCGTTCAACGTGGCCTGCGGCTTCTGCACCAACTGCCGAGCGGGCAAGAGCGCGTTCTGCCTGACCGTCAACCCGCCGGGAGCGGGCGGTGCCTACGGCTACGTGGGAATGGGCCCCTACTCGGGAGGTCAGGCCGAGTACCTGCGCGTTCCCTTCGCCGACTACAACTGCGTTCCGCTGCCACCGGGCGAGGAGCACGAAAGCGACTTCGCACTGCTGGCCGACATCTTCCCCACCGGTTACCACAGCACCGTGCTGGCCGGGGTCCAGCCCGGCGAGACGGTCGCCGTCTACGGAGCCGGTCCGGTCGGGTTGATGGCGGCCTATTCGGCGCTGCTCAAGGGCGCCTCCCGGGTCTTCGTCGTCGACAAGGTCCCCAGCCGCCTGCAACTGGTCTCCCGGATCGGGGCCGAGCCGATCGATTTCACCCAGGGGAATCCGGCTCAGCAGATCGCCGACGCGGTACGCGACCACGGAACCGACCGGGGAATCGACGCGGTCGGTTACCAGGCCACCGCGGCCGAGGGCGAGGAACAACCGGCCCTCGTACTCAACCAGCTGGTCGACACCGTCCGGTCGACCGGAACGATCGGCGTGGTCGGGCTCTACCTGCCCTCCGATCCCGGCGCTCCCAACGAGAACGCCGCCAAGGGCGAACTGCTGTTCAAGGTCGGGCGCTACTTCGAGAAGGGGCAGAAAATGGGCACCGGCCAGGCCGATGCCAAGCAGTACGCCCACCAACTCCGCGACCTGATCACCGCGGGGCGGGCCGAGCCCGGCTTCGTCGTCTCCCAACACCTGCCGCTGACCGGTGCTCCGGACGCGTACTCGCGCTTCGACAAGCGCGAGGAGGGGTACTCCAAGGTGCTGCTCCAGCCCGGCAGATCGGGGTGA
- a CDS encoding pyridoxal-phosphate dependent enzyme has protein sequence MDEHIADAISRPDLVRLTDRVFCVRFETMKVVSALAAVRRLLDQGRVRPGDTVLDSSSGIYAYALALACHRFGLRCYIVGSTTVDETLRVQLEVLGATLERMPPSGSLELDQNHRVRRVREILWRHPEYHWMRQYHDDIHYLGYRTVADHIVRELGADELTVVGGVGSGASTGALAVYLRQRSSDVRLVGVQPFGSVTFGSEHVADPEIIIAGIGSSIRFDNVVHGLYDTIHWTAFEAALSGSVELLRRHAVFAGLSSGAAYLVANWESSVNRNRAVLFIAADTGHRYTDSVFARHDEAHDLDSLAPREVLTREELSRPWSRMAWNRRGPGPELSG, from the coding sequence ATGGACGAGCACATCGCGGACGCGATCAGTCGCCCGGACCTGGTGCGGCTCACCGACCGGGTCTTTTGCGTTCGATTCGAGACGATGAAGGTCGTCTCGGCGCTGGCCGCGGTACGACGCCTGCTCGATCAGGGTCGGGTGCGGCCCGGGGACACCGTGCTGGACAGTTCCAGCGGGATCTACGCTTATGCGCTGGCCCTGGCTTGTCACCGTTTCGGGTTGAGGTGCTACATCGTCGGCTCGACGACCGTGGACGAGACGTTGCGGGTGCAGCTCGAGGTGCTGGGCGCGACGTTGGAACGGATGCCCCCTTCGGGAAGTCTCGAACTCGACCAGAACCATCGGGTGCGCCGTGTCCGCGAGATTCTGTGGCGGCATCCCGAGTACCACTGGATGCGGCAGTACCACGACGACATCCACTACCTCGGTTACCGAACCGTGGCCGACCACATCGTGCGCGAGCTCGGTGCCGATGAGCTGACAGTGGTGGGTGGGGTGGGCTCCGGGGCTTCGACGGGGGCGCTGGCGGTCTACCTGCGACAGCGTTCGAGCGACGTCCGGCTGGTCGGGGTGCAGCCCTTCGGCAGTGTCACGTTCGGAAGTGAGCACGTCGCCGACCCCGAGATCATCATCGCCGGGATAGGCAGCTCCATCCGGTTCGACAACGTGGTGCACGGTCTGTACGACACGATCCACTGGACCGCCTTCGAGGCGGCTCTGTCCGGAAGTGTCGAGCTGCTGCGCAGGCACGCGGTGTTCGCGGGGCTGTCCAGCGGAGCGGCGTACCTCGTGGCGAACTGGGAGAGCTCGGTGAATCGGAACAGGGCGGTGCTGTTCATCGCGGCCGATACCGGGCACCGCTATACCGACTCGGTCTTCGCCCGACACGACGAGGCGCACGATCTCGACAGCCTGGCCCCGCGGGAAGTGCTCACTCGGGAGGAGCTGAGCCGTCCGTGGTCGCGCATGGCGTGGAACCGCCGCGGTCCGGGGCCGGAGCTGTCTGGCTGA
- a CDS encoding GlcG/HbpS family heme-binding protein, whose product MAGGTPTTDVTTEQANAITQAGVQKAHGLDLLMNIAVVDVGGNLKAFTRMDGAWLGSIDIAIKKARTARLFDMPSGDLGPMAQPGQPLYHIEFSNGGLITFPGGIPLTNGNGQVVGAVGASGSTVDNDQAVARAGVSAFDSTGTQ is encoded by the coding sequence ATGGCCGGTGGCACGCCAACGACGGACGTGACGACGGAACAGGCCAACGCGATCACCCAGGCCGGCGTGCAGAAAGCGCACGGTCTGGACCTGCTCATGAACATCGCAGTGGTCGATGTGGGCGGGAACCTGAAAGCGTTCACACGCATGGACGGAGCCTGGCTGGGCAGCATCGACATAGCGATCAAGAAGGCCCGCACGGCACGCCTGTTCGACATGCCCAGCGGAGATCTCGGCCCCATGGCCCAGCCCGGCCAGCCGCTGTACCACATCGAGTTCTCCAACGGTGGACTGATCACCTTCCCCGGCGGGATCCCCCTCACGAACGGGAACGGCCAGGTGGTGGGTGCCGTGGGAGCCAGCGGCAGCACCGTCGACAACGACCAAGCGGTCGCCCGTGCGGGCGTGTCGGCATTCGACTCGACAGGCACACAGTGA
- a CDS encoding ABC transporter ATP-binding protein, whose translation MRVTLEEISVRKAGRALVHDLTLQAFNGEVLGLIGPNGSGKSTALRCLYRAVRPSSGRVWLDDTDLAALPLRESARMIAAVTQDNGADLDFTVFETVAMGRFPHPRDPRGAGDSVEALCRAALRRTDTNHLAERGLLSLSGGERQRVMIARALVQQPSVLVLDEPTNHLDVRHQVELLSYLRGCGLTVLVALHDLNLAAACCDRIAVFHDGSVVEAGTPSEVLTPSAVHRVFGVTPVVVPHPDTGVVQLHYTLDPESTEGKHP comes from the coding sequence ATGCGCGTGACGCTCGAGGAGATCTCGGTCCGCAAGGCGGGAAGGGCACTGGTGCACGACCTGACGCTGCAGGCGTTCAACGGCGAGGTGCTCGGTTTGATCGGCCCGAACGGCAGCGGCAAGTCCACCGCGCTGCGGTGTCTCTACCGGGCGGTTCGACCGAGCTCGGGAAGGGTGTGGCTCGACGACACGGACCTGGCCGCTCTTCCGCTGCGGGAAAGCGCCCGCATGATAGCCGCGGTCACCCAGGACAACGGCGCCGATCTCGACTTCACCGTGTTCGAAACGGTGGCGATGGGGCGTTTTCCGCATCCGCGCGATCCCCGGGGGGCCGGGGATTCGGTGGAGGCGCTGTGCCGTGCCGCCCTGCGTCGAACCGACACCAACCACCTGGCCGAGCGTGGCCTGCTCTCGCTGTCCGGCGGAGAACGTCAGCGCGTGATGATCGCGCGGGCCCTGGTCCAGCAGCCGAGCGTGCTCGTGCTCGACGAGCCCACCAACCACCTCGACGTGCGGCACCAGGTGGAGCTGCTGAGCTACCTGCGCGGGTGTGGCCTCACGGTGCTCGTGGCGCTGCACGACCTCAACCTGGCGGCGGCCTGCTGCGATCGCATCGCCGTTTTCCACGACGGTTCGGTGGTAGAGGCGGGAACACCGTCCGAAGTGCTCACTCCGAGTGCCGTGCACCGGGTTTTCGGCGTGACTCCGGTCGTCGTGCCACATCCGGACACCGGAGTCGTCCAGCTGCACTACACGCTCGATCCGGAGAGCACGGAAGGAAAACACCCTTGA
- a CDS encoding Rossmann-like domain-containing protein, with protein sequence MIRAEEDVDALLNGALSGEWDPAPESLSATSVFWVHHGTRLAGGEVTYRNQYVLVRVGAVFGACAFEPAELDPGICERCSGVSLDLLLRHASLPLRIAALDAYLGVLGPHGAGSGAERVVLPAGSPESRAESRDAAIAGLLEISSGANVALIGVVDPLVAAIRERGGRCLPCDFNTSSTRWGDPVADDTDEVLHAAEAVVATGMTLGNGTFDGIVAHCRRRELPLVVYAQTGSNIARAFLGSGVTALLAEPFPFSQFSADSTAVYRYRLPKVDS encoded by the coding sequence ATGATCCGTGCGGAAGAGGACGTCGACGCCCTGTTGAACGGGGCCCTTAGCGGGGAGTGGGACCCCGCGCCCGAATCGCTGAGCGCCACCAGCGTGTTCTGGGTCCACCACGGCACCCGGCTGGCCGGAGGGGAGGTGACTTACCGCAATCAGTACGTGCTGGTCCGGGTCGGAGCGGTCTTCGGTGCGTGCGCCTTCGAGCCCGCCGAGCTGGACCCGGGAATCTGCGAACGGTGCTCGGGGGTGTCGCTGGATCTGCTGCTGCGCCACGCGTCGCTGCCGCTGCGGATCGCGGCTCTGGACGCCTACCTCGGCGTGCTCGGACCGCACGGCGCGGGTTCCGGTGCCGAGCGAGTCGTGCTGCCCGCGGGCTCCCCGGAGAGTCGGGCCGAGTCACGGGACGCGGCCATCGCCGGGCTGTTGGAGATCTCCTCCGGCGCGAACGTCGCGCTGATCGGGGTGGTCGACCCCCTGGTGGCCGCCATCCGTGAACGCGGCGGAAGATGTCTGCCCTGCGACTTCAACACGAGCAGTACGCGGTGGGGCGATCCGGTCGCCGACGACACCGACGAGGTGCTGCACGCGGCAGAGGCCGTGGTCGCCACGGGAATGACCCTGGGCAACGGGACGTTCGACGGAATCGTCGCGCACTGCCGCCGCCGGGAGCTGCCGTTGGTGGTCTACGCCCAGACGGGGAGCAACATCGCTCGGGCCTTCCTCGGCAGCGGAGTGACCGCGCTGTTGGCCGAGCCGTTCCCGTTCTCGCAGTTCAGCGCCGATTCCACGGCCGTGTACCGGTATCGCCTTCCGAAAGTCGACTCATGA
- a CDS encoding NAD-dependent epimerase/dehydratase family protein, giving the protein MRVLVTGGSGRLGGSVLDELADAGNETVCVDTQQSSGRSGRSVFPADLTDPGDCYSTIAHFRPDAIVHLAAIPAPFLRSEIETFRTNSALAFNVCQAAHDLGVGTVLVASSPTVMGYGNTGGWRPEYLPFDEEHPVAPWNSYTLSKTSAEEIVRGFASRGSGVFHSFRPCFVVAPADWEGAPIQDGSTIHNRLNKPELAAASLFNYVDARDAAEFVRMLLEQGGRIPNGQTFFVTGPDALAREPLSELLPRHTPVPAETAGGLTGTRPAFDCGKAQRLLGWHPRRSWHTELS; this is encoded by the coding sequence ATGCGTGTGCTGGTAACCGGCGGCTCGGGCAGGCTCGGCGGCAGCGTGCTCGACGAACTCGCCGACGCGGGCAACGAAACGGTCTGCGTCGACACCCAGCAGTCCAGCGGTCGTTCCGGGCGCAGCGTCTTTCCCGCCGATCTCACCGACCCCGGTGACTGCTATTCCACGATCGCCCACTTCCGGCCGGACGCCATCGTGCACCTCGCCGCGATCCCCGCACCGTTCCTGCGCAGCGAGATCGAGACCTTCCGCACGAACAGCGCACTCGCCTTCAACGTGTGCCAGGCCGCGCACGACCTGGGTGTCGGCACCGTGCTGGTGGCCAGCAGCCCCACCGTGATGGGTTACGGCAACACCGGCGGATGGCGCCCCGAGTACCTGCCGTTCGACGAGGAACACCCGGTCGCGCCGTGGAACTCCTACACCCTGTCCAAGACCTCCGCGGAAGAGATCGTCCGCGGATTCGCCTCCCGGGGCAGCGGAGTGTTCCACTCCTTCCGCCCCTGCTTCGTCGTGGCCCCCGCGGACTGGGAGGGAGCCCCCATCCAGGACGGCAGTACCATCCACAACAGACTGAACAAACCGGAACTGGCCGCGGCCTCCCTGTTCAACTACGTCGACGCCAGGGACGCGGCCGAGTTCGTCCGGATGCTGCTGGAGCAGGGCGGACGCATCCCCAACGGGCAGACGTTCTTCGTCACCGGGCCCGACGCGCTGGCTCGGGAACCGCTGAGCGAACTGCTGCCCCGTCACACCCCCGTCCCCGCCGAAACGGCCGGCGGACTGACCGGCACGAGACCGGCGTTCGACTGCGGCAAGGCCCAGCGACTGCTGGGATGGCACCCACGACGCAGCTGGCACACCGAACTGTCCTGA